From Acinetobacter sp. ASP199, the proteins below share one genomic window:
- a CDS encoding neutral zinc metallopeptidase, which translates to MRWKGRRVSSNVEDRRGGGAKAGGISILGLIVAFVAWKFFGVDPQQAYQATKQVTQGVSSAETRGLENPTPEQQEAIDFVGTVLADTEDTWSQVFQQQLNQQYTPPKLVLFSGVVNSGCGAAQSAMGPFYCPADQKVYIDTAFFRDMRSQMGISGEQNSTELSRNDQAGDFAQAYVVAHEVGHHIQTILGISSQVQQARQQATKAQANQLSVYQELQADCLAGVWAYHNHERTQFLEQGDVQEAMDAAHKIGDDYLQKKAQGHVVPDSFTHGTSAQRVQWFNTGLKSGQMADCDTFNKGI; encoded by the coding sequence ATGCGCTGGAAAGGTCGTCGTGTTAGTAGCAATGTAGAAGATCGTCGTGGTGGCGGCGCCAAAGCGGGTGGTATCAGTATTCTAGGTCTGATTGTAGCTTTTGTTGCCTGGAAGTTTTTTGGTGTGGACCCGCAACAAGCTTATCAAGCCACCAAGCAGGTGACACAAGGCGTTTCTAGCGCTGAAACGCGTGGTCTGGAAAATCCAACGCCAGAGCAGCAAGAAGCAATTGATTTTGTCGGAACTGTTCTTGCCGATACAGAAGATACCTGGTCACAGGTGTTTCAGCAGCAGCTGAATCAGCAGTATACACCGCCTAAACTGGTGCTCTTTAGTGGAGTGGTGAACTCAGGTTGTGGTGCGGCGCAATCAGCTATGGGACCATTTTATTGTCCGGCAGATCAGAAAGTATATATCGACACGGCGTTCTTTAGAGATATGCGTAGCCAGATGGGCATTAGTGGTGAGCAGAACTCAACTGAACTGTCACGTAATGATCAGGCGGGTGATTTTGCCCAAGCCTATGTGGTGGCACATGAAGTTGGGCATCACATTCAGACCATCCTAGGTATTTCTTCTCAGGTACAGCAGGCACGCCAGCAAGCCACAAAGGCGCAAGCGAATCAGCTTTCAGTCTATCAGGAGCTGCAAGCTGACTGTCTGGCTGGGGTATGGGCTTATCATAATCATGAGCGTACCCAATTCCTGGAGCAGGGTGATGTACAGGAAGCTATGGATGCAGCACATAAGATTGGAGATGATTATCTGCAGAAAAAGGCGCAAGGACATGTGGTGCCAGATAGCTTTACCCATGGTACCAGTGCGCAGCGGGTGCAATGGTTTAATACCGGCCTGAAATCTGGTCAGATGGCAGACTGCGATACTTTTAATAAAGGAATTTAA
- the lysS gene encoding lysine--tRNA ligase gives MTQTNAQSTSEQIISENDLIAQRHAKLKQIEDQAKGTGKSPWPNTFKREHYAQDLQDQFADQSKEEIEAGEKVYVKVAGRVMLNRGSFIVIQDMTGRIQLYVPRKELDAEVLATIKGLDLGDIIAIEGYIGRSGKGDLYVHIEQFELLTKSLRPLPDKFHGLTDTEVKYRKRYLDLIVNEETRKTFEIRAKVVSGIRNFLTEKRYMEVETPMMHVIPGGASARPFETHHNALDMPLFLRIAPELYLKRLVVGGFERVFEINRNFRNEGVSTRHNPEFTMIEFYQAYADYKDLMELTEQMLEKLALDILGTTDVPYGEEVFSFKGPFKKISMFDAILEHNPQFTPENVGDREFLAEFVKNELKEQVKPGFGLGKLQTIVFEETVETKLRQPTFITEYPAETSPLARRNDDNPHITDRFEFFIGGRELANGFSELNDPIDQAERFQAQVAEKDAGDDEAMHFDADFIEALEYGLPPTAGEGIGIDRLVMIFANAPSIRDVILFPHMRHKHA, from the coding sequence ATGACGCAAACTAACGCTCAATCGACTTCTGAACAAATCATTTCCGAAAACGATTTAATTGCACAGCGTCATGCCAAGTTAAAGCAAATCGAAGATCAAGCCAAGGGCACCGGCAAGAGCCCATGGCCGAATACCTTCAAGCGTGAGCACTACGCACAAGATCTTCAAGACCAGTTCGCTGACCAATCAAAAGAAGAAATTGAAGCAGGCGAAAAGGTTTATGTAAAAGTTGCAGGTCGCGTAATGTTGAACCGTGGTTCATTCATCGTGATCCAGGACATGACTGGCCGTATTCAGCTTTATGTTCCTCGTAAAGAATTAGACGCTGAAGTACTTGCAACGATCAAAGGTCTAGACCTTGGCGATATCATTGCTATTGAAGGTTATATTGGTCGTTCGGGTAAAGGCGATCTATATGTTCACATCGAACAATTTGAATTATTAACCAAATCACTTCGTCCACTTCCAGACAAGTTCCACGGCTTAACCGATACAGAAGTGAAGTATCGTAAGCGTTATCTGGATCTGATCGTGAACGAAGAAACACGTAAGACTTTTGAAATCCGCGCCAAAGTTGTTTCTGGTATCCGTAACTTCCTGACTGAAAAACGTTATATGGAAGTGGAAACACCAATGATGCACGTGATTCCAGGTGGTGCGTCTGCACGTCCGTTTGAAACGCATCACAATGCTTTGGACATGCCATTATTCTTGCGTATTGCACCTGAGCTTTATTTGAAACGTCTGGTTGTTGGTGGTTTCGAGCGTGTATTCGAAATTAACCGTAACTTCCGTAATGAAGGTGTTTCAACTCGTCATAACCCAGAATTCACCATGATCGAGTTCTACCAGGCTTATGCAGACTATAAAGACCTGATGGAACTGACTGAGCAAATGCTGGAAAAACTGGCATTGGATATTCTGGGTACAACTGACGTGCCTTATGGTGAAGAAGTATTTAGCTTCAAAGGTCCATTCAAGAAAATCTCAATGTTTGATGCGATTCTTGAACATAACCCACAATTCACACCTGAAAATGTAGGTGATCGTGAGTTCCTTGCTGAATTTGTTAAAAATGAACTGAAAGAGCAGGTGAAACCAGGTTTTGGTCTGGGTAAACTGCAAACTATCGTGTTTGAAGAAACAGTTGAAACCAAACTGCGCCAGCCAACCTTCATTACTGAATATCCAGCGGAAACTTCTCCACTGGCTCGTCGTAATGATGACAACCCACACATCACAGACCGTTTCGAATTCTTCATCGGTGGTCGTGAGCTGGCAAATGGCTTCTCGGAATTAAATGACCCGATCGACCAGGCTGAGCGCTTCCAGGCACAAGTTGCCGAGAAAGATGCAGGGGATGATGAAGCAATGCACTTCGATGCAGACTTTATTGAAGCATTGGAATATGGTTTACCTCCAACAGCAGGTGAAGGTATCGGTATTGACCGTCTGGTGATGATCTTTGCCAATGCACCAAGTATCCGTGATGTGATCCTGTTCCCGCACATGCGTCATAAACACGCTTAA
- the rubA gene encoding rubredoxin RubA, with amino-acid sequence MKKYQCIVCGWIYDEAEGWPQDGIVPGTKWEDIPDDWTCPDCGVSKVDFEMIEI; translated from the coding sequence ATGAAAAAATATCAATGCATCGTTTGTGGATGGATTTACGACGAAGCGGAAGGTTGGCCTCAGGACGGTATCGTACCTGGCACCAAGTGGGAAGATATTCCAGATGACTGGACTTGCCCAGACTGTGGCGTTTCTAAAGTCGATTTTGAAATGATCGAAATCTGA
- the estB gene encoding esterase EstB: MNSHVQSSLLPSPYTAFMHETKVDLGNGIELHIEVGGQENRPTLLLIMGLGAQMLYWPDFFCKSFIDQGFRVIRFDNRDIGLSSKVHHKGPRLNTVKLMSRFMLGLGNQGAPYTLYDMAEDVSLLIDKMELDEVYVLGASMGGMIAQILAARYPEKVKKLGLLFTSNNQRLLPPPFPKQLFSLIGKPASQDENGIIDHSLKLFNIIGSPGYINQLEAMQTARKLYNRSYYPAGVLQQFLAILCTGSLLQLDKQIRQETLVVHGSQDRLLPPGHGKAVAKAISGAKFELIDGMGHDIPPHFIPYLSELFADHFKS; this comes from the coding sequence ATGAATAGTCATGTGCAATCGAGTCTATTACCATCGCCATATACTGCCTTTATGCATGAAACCAAGGTTGATCTTGGTAATGGTATTGAGTTGCATATAGAGGTAGGTGGTCAGGAGAATCGCCCGACCTTATTGCTGATTATGGGTCTGGGTGCACAGATGCTGTATTGGCCAGACTTTTTCTGTAAATCATTTATCGACCAAGGTTTCCGGGTCATTCGTTTTGATAACCGCGATATCGGTCTATCTTCCAAAGTCCATCATAAAGGTCCACGACTGAACACCGTTAAACTGATGAGTCGCTTTATGCTAGGCCTAGGCAATCAGGGTGCCCCTTATACCCTGTATGATATGGCCGAGGATGTCAGCCTGCTGATTGATAAAATGGAGCTGGACGAGGTTTATGTGCTTGGTGCTTCTATGGGCGGTATGATTGCCCAGATCCTGGCAGCACGTTACCCTGAAAAAGTAAAAAAACTGGGCCTGTTATTTACCAGCAACAATCAGCGCCTGTTACCTCCACCCTTTCCAAAACAGCTCTTTAGTCTGATTGGCAAACCTGCTTCGCAGGATGAAAATGGTATAATTGACCATAGTTTGAAATTGTTTAACATCATTGGCTCGCCTGGTTATATCAATCAGCTTGAGGCAATGCAGACCGCCCGTAAATTATATAATCGAAGTTATTACCCAGCGGGTGTACTTCAACAGTTTTTAGCAATATTATGTACGGGCTCGTTGCTGCAACTGGATAAGCAAATCCGACAAGAGACGCTGGTAGTTCATGGTTCTCAAGATCGCTTGCTCCCACCCGGCCATGGTAAGGCTGTTGCGAAAGCAATATCTGGTGCTAAATTTGAATTAATTGATGGAATGGGGCATGATATCCCACCGCATTTTATTCCATATCTTAGCGAATTATTTGCTGATCATTTTAAATCATAA
- a CDS encoding YqiA/YcfP family alpha/beta fold hydrolase, which produces MSQCTSKILFFHGLDSSRESTKFHAIDADHKYCIDVDYRNLNYATVAEFYNEMIEKIHPDILVGHSLGGYWALKMSQQHQIPCVIANPSLAPYFRDDYPAICDDDLQHDIPQLAYIELGDEMLDMHAVQSQLEDYMQVEAVPGGHHRLETPERINPLILQIEQNLQKS; this is translated from the coding sequence ATGAGCCAGTGCACCTCTAAAATCCTGTTTTTTCATGGACTTGATTCTTCACGAGAATCTACAAAATTCCATGCCATCGATGCAGATCATAAATATTGCATTGATGTGGATTACCGCAACCTCAATTATGCGACTGTGGCAGAGTTTTATAACGAGATGATTGAAAAAATTCATCCGGATATTCTGGTTGGGCACAGTCTGGGGGGGTACTGGGCACTGAAAATGTCTCAACAACACCAGATTCCTTGTGTGATTGCCAATCCAAGTTTAGCGCCCTATTTCCGCGATGATTACCCAGCCATTTGTGATGATGACTTACAACATGACATTCCTCAGCTCGCCTATATTGAATTAGGCGACGAAATGCTGGATATGCATGCAGTACAGTCTCAACTCGAAGATTATATGCAGGTAGAAGCAGTTCCCGGTGGGCACCACCGTCTGGAAACACCGGAACGGATCAACCCGCTGATCCTGCAAATTGAACAAAATCTGCAAAAAAGTTAA
- a CDS encoding DUF808 domain-containing protein gives MASSLLILLDDIATVLDDVAVMSKMAAKKTAGVLGDDLALNAQQVSGVRAERELPVVWSVAKGSFVNKLILVPLALLISVVAPWLINPLLMVGGLFLCYEGVEKVLHSLKHRQAKTEEAAEAELNAIETDLVKFEKDKIKGAIRTDFILSAEIVVISLGTVATAAFSTKVMVLSTIAVLMTIGVYGFVAMIVKIDDLGLHLTEQVSSFKQSVGRGLLAFAPKLMKTLTIVGTIAMFLVGGGIIAHTITWFHHFTEDSVEYVEHIPTMGSIVGAITPTLINLVIGFIAGLLVFMVIAFIQKIRSKSKQA, from the coding sequence ATGGCAAGTAGCTTATTAATATTATTGGATGATATTGCCACGGTTCTGGACGATGTTGCGGTCATGAGTAAAATGGCGGCAAAAAAAACGGCAGGAGTATTGGGAGATGATCTGGCGCTTAACGCTCAACAGGTGAGCGGTGTACGTGCGGAACGTGAACTTCCGGTCGTATGGAGCGTTGCCAAAGGTTCTTTTGTCAATAAACTCATTCTTGTTCCTTTGGCTTTGCTGATCAGTGTAGTCGCACCATGGCTGATTAATCCTTTATTGATGGTTGGCGGCTTGTTCCTGTGTTATGAAGGCGTAGAAAAAGTACTGCATAGTCTTAAGCATAGACAAGCCAAAACAGAAGAAGCTGCGGAAGCAGAGTTAAATGCCATCGAAACGGATCTGGTTAAATTCGAAAAAGATAAAATTAAAGGTGCGATTCGGACCGACTTTATTTTGTCAGCTGAAATTGTGGTGATTTCCTTGGGGACGGTGGCAACAGCTGCTTTTTCCACTAAGGTGATGGTACTTTCTACGATTGCAGTGCTCATGACGATCGGGGTGTATGGCTTTGTTGCCATGATTGTGAAAATTGATGATCTCGGTTTGCACCTAACCGAACAGGTCTCCAGTTTCAAACAAAGTGTAGGTCGAGGTCTGTTAGCTTTTGCACCTAAGCTGATGAAAACTTTAACGATTGTTGGAACAATTGCCATGTTCCTGGTAGGTGGCGGGATTATTGCCCACACCATCACATGGTTCCATCATTTCACTGAAGATTCAGTCGAGTATGTAGAGCACATTCCTACAATGGGCAGTATTGTGGGTGCAATCACACCAACGCTCATTAATTTAGTCATTGGTTTTATCGCAGGACTCTTGGTATTCATGGTGATCGCATTTATTCAAAAAATCAGATCGAAATCGAAGCAGGCATAA
- the ppk1 gene encoding polyphosphate kinase 1, with protein MNTAANSPSVQTEYTYNDRYINRELSILDFHLRVLEQAVDPLHPLLERMNFLLIFSRNLDEFFEIRVAGVMEQLDLGNESRSPDGLTPKQVLDQISKTAHAAIERQYRILNEEILPKLREEDICFLRRGELTPAQSQWIKKYFQEQVAPVLTPISLDPAHPFPRLVNKSLNFIVTLEGKDAFGRQIDLAVVPAPRSLPRVVRLPDELTGGKEHHVMLSAIIHEHVSDLFPGMTATGCYQFRVTRNADLALNEDVEDLAIALKGELNSRRFGRAVRLEVTENCPEHIYEYLLDEFDLEEEQLYKVAGPVNLARLLSNFKRPHLRYDSHTPIVPKVLKKSENIFSAMQKQDILLHHPFESFSPVISLLREAARDPQVLAIKQTLYRSGADSEIVQVLAEAARNGKEVTAVIELRARFDEESNIAVANVLQEAGAVVVYGIVGYKTHAKMILVVRRENNKLVRYVHLGTGNYHAGNARIYTDYGLLTTDKELCEDVHRIFQELTGMGKMAKLKKLLHAPFTLHTQLVSYIDNEIANAKAGKKAQIIVKVNALTELQLINKLYEASQAGVQIDLIIRSICCLRPGLPGLSENIRVRSIVGRFLEHTRVYYFSNNGNSRIYCSSADWMDRNLFNRVEACFPIEDEALKKRIYQQGLLNYLKDNQQAWLLQSDGTWVRAQPAQGEQPHNAQRVLLETFK; from the coding sequence ATGAATACGGCAGCTAACAGCCCTTCGGTACAAACTGAATATACCTATAATGACCGGTACATTAACCGGGAATTGTCTATTCTGGACTTTCATTTGCGTGTCCTGGAGCAGGCTGTCGATCCTTTACATCCATTGCTTGAACGCATGAACTTTCTGCTGATTTTCTCACGTAACCTGGATGAGTTCTTTGAGATTCGTGTCGCTGGTGTCATGGAACAGCTGGATCTCGGCAATGAAAGCCGCAGTCCGGATGGTCTCACGCCAAAGCAGGTGCTGGATCAAATTTCCAAAACTGCGCATGCTGCCATTGAACGTCAGTACCGCATTTTGAATGAAGAAATTCTGCCTAAACTGCGTGAAGAAGATATCTGTTTCCTGCGCCGCGGTGAACTGACTCCGGCACAGTCGCAGTGGATAAAAAAATATTTCCAGGAACAGGTGGCACCCGTCTTAACTCCAATCAGTCTGGATCCAGCCCATCCATTCCCGCGTTTGGTGAATAAATCGCTGAACTTTATTGTAACGCTGGAAGGGAAGGATGCCTTTGGTCGTCAGATCGACTTGGCAGTTGTTCCTGCACCGCGTTCACTGCCACGTGTAGTACGTTTGCCGGATGAATTGACTGGAGGAAAAGAACATCATGTGATGCTTTCCGCCATTATTCATGAGCATGTCTCTGACCTGTTCCCGGGTATGACTGCAACAGGTTGCTATCAGTTCCGTGTAACCCGTAATGCCGATCTGGCTTTAAACGAAGATGTTGAAGATCTGGCGATTGCTTTAAAAGGCGAATTAAACTCGCGTCGTTTTGGTCGTGCGGTACGTCTGGAAGTCACCGAAAACTGTCCAGAACATATTTATGAATACCTGCTGGATGAATTTGATCTAGAAGAAGAGCAACTGTATAAAGTTGCCGGACCGGTAAACCTGGCACGTTTGCTGTCGAATTTTAAACGTCCACATTTACGTTATGATTCACATACGCCAATCGTACCGAAAGTACTGAAGAAATCAGAAAATATCTTCAGTGCGATGCAGAAACAGGACATTCTGCTGCATCATCCTTTTGAATCTTTCTCGCCCGTGATTTCATTACTACGTGAGGCTGCGCGTGATCCACAAGTCCTGGCTATCAAGCAGACCTTATACCGTAGTGGAGCGGACTCTGAAATTGTTCAGGTACTGGCTGAAGCAGCACGCAATGGCAAGGAAGTGACTGCGGTCATCGAACTGCGTGCGCGTTTTGATGAAGAGTCCAATATCGCCGTAGCCAATGTCCTGCAAGAAGCGGGGGCTGTAGTTGTCTATGGCATTGTTGGCTATAAGACCCATGCCAAGATGATTCTGGTGGTACGCCGTGAAAATAACAAGCTGGTGCGCTATGTACACTTGGGTACCGGGAACTATCACGCGGGTAATGCACGTATCTATACCGATTATGGACTGTTAACCACAGACAAAGAACTGTGTGAAGATGTACACCGTATCTTCCAGGAACTCACCGGTATGGGAAAAATGGCCAAGCTGAAAAAGCTGTTACATGCACCATTTACACTACATACCCAGCTGGTGAGTTACATCGACAATGAAATTGCCAATGCCAAAGCAGGCAAAAAGGCTCAGATCATTGTTAAAGTAAATGCGCTGACAGAACTACAGCTCATTAATAAATTGTATGAAGCATCGCAAGCAGGCGTGCAGATTGACCTGATTATCCGTTCGATTTGCTGTTTACGTCCTGGTCTGCCGGGCTTGTCGGAAAATATCCGTGTTCGTTCCATCGTCGGACGTTTCCTGGAACATACTCGTGTGTATTATTTTAGCAATAATGGTAATTCCCGTATTTATTGCTCAAGCGCAGACTGGATGGACCGTAACCTGTTTAATCGTGTTGAAGCCTGTTTCCCGATTGAAGATGAAGCCTTGAAGAAACGCATCTATCAGCAAGGCTTATTGAACTATCTCAAAGATAATCAGCAAGCCTGGTTGCTACAGAGTGACGGTACCTGGGTCCGTGCACAACCTGCACAAGGTGAACAGCCGCATAATGCACAGCGTGTGTTACTGGAAACCTTTAAATAA
- a CDS encoding adenine phosphoribosyltransferase, protein MSNMSTSLWSHIRTVQDFPKPGICFFDLTPLFMNNIGPLTDALIASIPAEKLAEVDSFIAVEARGFVLASLLAQRTGKGLLLVRKAGKLPPPVVGVGYSLEYGMDRLEMSAEVQSQKVIIVDDVLATGGTLKAVNELAEKCNHEVLGASIFLDLPDLHGDFGMNIWSVLDDKSKPEANAA, encoded by the coding sequence ATGAGCAATATGTCTACTTCATTGTGGTCTCACATTCGTACTGTCCAGGATTTTCCAAAGCCGGGTATTTGTTTTTTTGACTTAACACCGCTTTTCATGAACAACATCGGTCCATTAACTGATGCTTTGATTGCTAGCATTCCTGCTGAAAAACTGGCAGAAGTAGATAGCTTTATTGCTGTTGAAGCACGTGGCTTTGTATTGGCAAGCTTATTGGCTCAACGTACTGGCAAAGGTCTGTTACTGGTTCGTAAGGCTGGTAAATTACCGCCTCCAGTAGTGGGTGTTGGTTACAGCCTGGAATACGGTATGGACCGTCTGGAAATGTCTGCCGAAGTTCAATCACAAAAAGTAATTATTGTAGATGACGTACTGGCAACTGGCGGTACCTTGAAAGCTGTCAATGAACTGGCTGAAAAATGCAATCACGAAGTACTTGGTGCGAGCATTTTCCTTGATTTGCCTGATTTACATGGTGATTTTGGAATGAACATCTGGTCTGTATTAGATGACAAATCTAAGCCTGAAGCTAACGCAGCTTAA
- a CDS encoding FAD-dependent oxidoreductase, which produces MHPIVIIGSGMAGYAVAREFRKLNPDHELVMICADDATNYAKPTLSNALVGKKAPDNIALGDAAKMAAQLNMRIETHTWVKAIDAAAHELTLVKDQSEQKQVYSKLVLAVGAQPIRLAIAGDGSDDIHVVNNLTDYKAFRASLDKREDKRVVILGAGLIGCEFANDLQHTDHQVTVIDLAPQPLARLLPSHVADVFQQNLEETGINFVLGTTVEKVSKVENGDYLVTLANGQSVVADVVLSAVGLQPNASVAKESGVQIGRGILTNSQLETNLADIFAVGDCAEVNGTLLPYVMPIMQQARALAKTLNGETTAVHYPAMPVAVKTPAIPLTVLPAPANVEVTWDTEEFEDGMIAKATDAEGTLRGFVLLGASAGKQRLTLTKQVPDLIPASV; this is translated from the coding sequence ATGCATCCTATCGTCATCATTGGTTCAGGTATGGCAGGCTATGCTGTCGCACGCGAATTTCGCAAGCTTAATCCAGACCATGAACTCGTCATGATTTGTGCCGATGATGCAACCAACTACGCTAAACCGACACTTTCCAATGCTTTAGTGGGCAAAAAAGCACCTGACAATATTGCCTTGGGCGATGCTGCAAAAATGGCAGCTCAGTTAAATATGCGTATTGAAACACATACCTGGGTTAAAGCCATTGATGCTGCTGCACATGAACTGACGCTCGTAAAAGATCAGTCTGAGCAAAAACAGGTATATTCAAAACTGGTTCTTGCTGTGGGTGCACAGCCAATTCGTCTGGCAATTGCCGGTGATGGCAGTGATGACATTCATGTGGTGAATAACCTGACTGATTATAAAGCTTTCCGTGCCAGCCTGGACAAACGTGAAGATAAGCGCGTGGTAATTTTAGGTGCCGGTTTGATTGGCTGTGAATTTGCCAATGACCTTCAGCACACGGATCATCAGGTGACTGTGATTGACTTGGCACCTCAGCCTTTAGCACGTTTACTTCCTTCACATGTTGCAGATGTTTTCCAGCAAAATCTGGAAGAAACTGGCATCAACTTTGTATTAGGCACCACTGTAGAGAAAGTTTCAAAAGTTGAAAATGGTGACTATCTGGTGACTTTAGCCAATGGTCAGTCAGTCGTTGCAGATGTGGTTCTGTCTGCAGTAGGTTTGCAACCCAATGCATCTGTAGCCAAAGAATCGGGGGTACAGATCGGTCGCGGTATTTTGACCAATAGCCAGCTCGAAACCAATCTGGCGGATATTTTCGCTGTCGGTGACTGCGCTGAAGTGAATGGTACTTTATTGCCCTATGTCATGCCGATCATGCAGCAAGCACGCGCGCTGGCTAAAACCTTGAATGGTGAAACCACTGCAGTACATTATCCAGCCATGCCTGTTGCGGTAAAAACACCTGCTATCCCCCTGACTGTACTACCTGCACCCGCTAATGTTGAGGTGACCTGGGATACTGAAGAGTTTGAGGATGGCATGATTGCCAAAGCCACAGATGCTGAAGGTACCCTGCGCGGCTTTGTGCTATTAGGTGCTAGTGCAGGGAAACAACGTCTTACATTGACTAAGCAGGTTCCTGACTTGATTCCTGCATCAGTTTAA
- the trpS gene encoding tryptophan--tRNA ligase: MSNQDNRPVILTGDRPTGQLHLGHFVGSLRSRVGLQDSHHQHLLLADAQALTDNADNFEKVRRNIIEVATDYLAVGIDPTKSTICVQSCLPALNELTMLYLNFVTVSRLERNPTIKSEIQMRGFERDIPAGFLCYPVAQAADITAFKATVVPVGEDQIPMIEQTNEIVRRLNRQVGRELLPECKALLSNVGRLPGFDGKAKMSKSLGNTIVLDASDKDIKKAVNAMYTDPNHLRIEDPGQVEGNVVFTYLDAFDTNKEELEELKAHYRRGGLGDGTVKKRLEGILKELIGPIRERRMELSKDPDYIMDVLKTGTDKCRDITQATLDEVKTALGVFRF; encoded by the coding sequence ATGAGTAATCAAGATAATCGTCCAGTGATCTTGACTGGCGACCGTCCTACCGGACAACTTCACCTCGGTCACTTTGTTGGTTCATTACGCTCTCGCGTGGGTTTACAGGATTCTCACCATCAACATCTTCTGTTGGCAGATGCGCAGGCCCTGACTGACAATGCGGACAACTTCGAAAAAGTACGTCGTAATATCATTGAAGTTGCAACAGATTATCTTGCAGTGGGTATCGACCCAACCAAAAGTACAATCTGTGTTCAGTCTTGCCTCCCCGCACTGAATGAATTAACCATGCTGTACCTCAACTTCGTGACGGTTTCACGTCTTGAGCGTAACCCGACGATTAAGTCTGAAATTCAGATGCGTGGTTTTGAGCGTGATATTCCAGCAGGCTTCTTGTGCTATCCAGTAGCTCAGGCCGCGGACATTACGGCATTCAAGGCGACTGTAGTTCCAGTGGGTGAAGACCAGATCCCAATGATTGAACAGACCAACGAAATCGTGCGTCGTCTGAACCGTCAGGTCGGTCGTGAGCTGCTTCCAGAATGTAAAGCTCTGCTATCTAATGTTGGTCGCTTACCAGGTTTTGACGGTAAGGCGAAAATGTCTAAATCTCTGGGCAATACCATTGTGCTCGATGCATCTGACAAAGATATCAAGAAAGCCGTTAACGCAATGTATACCGATCCGAACCACCTTCGTATTGAAGATCCAGGTCAGGTTGAAGGTAACGTTGTATTTACTTATCTGGATGCGTTCGATACCAATAAAGAAGAACTGGAAGAACTAAAAGCCCATTACCGCCGTGGTGGTTTGGGTGACGGTACAGTGAAAAAACGTCTTGAAGGTATTCTGAAAGAATTAATCGGTCCAATCCGTGAACGTCGTATGGAACTTTCTAAAGATCCTGACTACATTATGGATGTGCTAAAGACTGGCACAGATAAATGCCGTGATATTACTCAAGCGACTTTGGACGAAGTTAAAACTGCCCTGGGTGTGTTCCGCTTCTAA
- the oxyR gene encoding LysR family transcriptional regulator OxyR: MAALPSLRQLSYLVTLSETLHFTEAARRSFVTQSTLSGGIMELERLLGGVLVERDRQNVRLTPLGEQVVARARVLLADAQDLMRLSREMSEPLTGDLHLGVIPTIAPFILSQLLDEVHKQLPKIQLHLHEAQSEKIVEKLEHGNLDMVVLALPFDTRSLKVAEIVKEDLYVVHHKSDQNAAQATSLEDLDLSRLMLLEEGHCLRDHALSACPIGERKNDHRLKASSLPTLIEMVSSNLGFTLLPEIALHTNMIKANPELQVKNIAAAPSRTLALVTRKSTPLQSEFDVLLPILQKIAQQ, encoded by the coding sequence ATGGCTGCATTACCATCCCTAAGACAGCTGTCATACCTCGTAACACTGTCTGAGACGCTGCATTTTACAGAAGCTGCTCGCCGTTCATTTGTGACCCAGTCCACCCTGTCTGGCGGGATCATGGAGTTGGAGCGTTTACTCGGTGGCGTTCTTGTTGAACGTGATCGCCAGAATGTACGCTTGACTCCACTTGGAGAGCAAGTGGTTGCACGCGCTCGTGTTCTACTGGCTGATGCTCAGGACTTAATGCGTTTAAGTCGTGAGATGAGTGAACCTTTGACAGGTGATCTGCATTTAGGTGTGATTCCGACCATTGCCCCTTTCATTCTGTCGCAACTTCTTGATGAAGTGCATAAACAGTTGCCGAAAATTCAGCTGCATCTGCACGAAGCGCAAAGTGAAAAGATTGTTGAAAAGCTGGAACATGGCAACCTGGATATGGTTGTACTGGCCCTGCCTTTTGATACACGCAGCCTGAAAGTTGCTGAAATTGTGAAAGAAGATCTATATGTGGTTCACCACAAGTCAGATCAGAATGCAGCTCAGGCCACTTCCTTAGAAGATCTGGATCTTTCTCGTTTAATGTTACTTGAAGAAGGCCACTGTCTACGTGATCATGCTTTAAGTGCTTGTCCAATTGGTGAGCGTAAGAATGATCATCGCCTGAAAGCAAGCTCATTGCCAACGCTGATCGAGATGGTGTCTTCCAATCTTGGTTTTACCCTGTTGCCTGAAATTGCACTTCATACCAACATGATTAAAGCCAACCCTGAACTTCAGGTGAAAAATATTGCTGCTGCACCAAGCCGCACCTTGGCTTTGGTGACACGTAAGAGTACACCGCTACAAAGCGAATTTGATGTACTGCTACCAATTCTGCAAAAGATCGCTCAGCAATAA